Proteins found in one Leptidea sinapis chromosome 23, ilLepSina1.1, whole genome shotgun sequence genomic segment:
- the LOC126971388 gene encoding EF-hand domain-containing family member B-like — MLPDGLDAVYTTFGKKTEYHGTLYDIVMPKVPMVDKTPRMKEAGVQLDRVYCTPAFNPDLTYGHRTFTDKRGTYARCCLTDDSIVVGNASKTIMNSIQSDFIEKNQSRVGKVLAPNDNIRNVPEGYSFGMLKPPDNLPQCLTYCDLNPDRKLYLNCLKHLNTLRKVLSKRFLPNFFNQFYLNIKYFDSERRGWLPKDFIYDMCAKRLIRFDPSLIEPLLSMWQAFDGANIEYKTFVHVINYREPSPELPKVKDLPDECLDFRTTYKEMVKPGQEGDKRKLAGVPSGRYFDLDYPITPEKCCRAARTCLPQESDMKSCLNPSVLTLYHVSHRDMYAKREPGLVRKVFEAAGDKLSDEEFNNIWEDAKKHHSEGWVSFETFRRSLESYNMNKNDDKNAKHQ; from the coding sequence ATGCTACCTGATGGCCTTGATGCGGTTTATACAACATTTGGAAAGAAAACTGAATACCACGGGACGCTGTATGATATAGTGATGCCAAAAGTACCAATGGTTGATAAAACACCACGAATGAAGGAAGCAGGTGTCCAACTTGATCGCGTCTACTGTACACCTGCTTTTAATCCCGATCTTACTTATGGTCACAGAACATTCACGGATAAACGAGGTACTTATGCAAGATGCTGTTTAACTGATGATAGTATAGTTGTGGGTAATGCTTCTAAAACTATTATGAACTCAATTCAGTCtgatttcattgaaaaaaatCAATCACGAGTTGGTAAAGTTCTAGCTCCAAACGATAACATACGCAATGTTCCAGAAGGCTATTCATTCGGTATGTTAAAACCGCCGGATAACTTACCGCAATGCTtaacttattgtgatttgaatcCGGATAGAAAACTATACTTGAATTGCTTAAAGCATCTCAATACACTACGAAAAGTATTATCCAAGCGATTTTTACCGAATTTTTTCAATCAATtctatctaaatataaaatactttgatTCTGAAAGAAGAGGTTGGTTGCCCAAAGACTTCATCTATGACATGTGTGCCAAGAGATTAATACGTTTTGATCCATCATTGATTGAACCGTTGCTCTCAATGTGGCAAGCATTCGATGGCGCGAACATCGAATATAAAACCTTCGTTCACGTTATAAATTATAGAGAACCTTCACCAGAGCTTCCGAAAGTAAAAGATTTACCAGATGAATGCTTAGACTTTCGCACTACATATAAAGAAATGGTTAAACCTGGCCAAGAAGGAGATAAAAGGAAACTGGCGGGTGTACCTTCTGGAAGATATTTTGATTTAGATTATCCAATAACACCAGAAAAATGTTGTAGAGCGGCCAGAACCTGTTTACCTCAGGAGTCAGATATGAAATCTTGTCTTAATCCAAGTGTTTTGACGTTGTATCATGTTAGTCATAGAGATATGTACGCTAAACGAGAGCCTGGCTTAGTTCGCAAAGTTTTTGAAGCAGCAGGTGATAAACTGTCTGATGAAGAGTTTAACAATATCTGGGAGGATGCAAAGAAACATCATTCTGAAGGTTGGGTCAGCTTTGAAACATTCCGCAGATCTTTAGAAAGTTATAACATGAACAAAAACGATGACAAAAATGCAAAACATCAGTGA
- the LOC126971383 gene encoding EF-hand domain-containing family member B — MLIIHAYFLSILLTMPVDCQRSTSGGKGNIGMFIKRDPQICAAGLPSAQPDDSVQGSLQHYLLKDEVDSLMGDAIIPEKPPRPIPPLRRPIPQDKRNSGLYGQVAELVNPPKKTNFQTLVDDFKETVYDSYWQKPLGKPRDPVPMLPNGLDTVKTTFGKKTESHGTLYDIVMPKVPMVDKSPRMKEAGVQLDRVYCTPAFNPNLTYGHKTVSDKGGTYAKCCLTDDRVIGGHANKTIINTIHSDFIDKNQAILGTTLAPNDNISNVPEGFSFGILKPSDNLPECLINCDLNPAKKIFLDCLKHLNTLRKVLSKRFLPNFFNQLYLNIKYCDTEGRGWLPKGLIYDLCAKNLIRFDPSLIEPLLSMWQAFDGANIEYKTFVHVINYREPTPELPKVKDVPDECLDFRTTYTEMVKPGQEIDKRKLAGVPSGRYFDLDYPIIPENCCRATRTCLPQESDMKSCLNPSVMTLFHVSHRDMYAKREPGLVRKVFEAAGEKLSQEEFDSVWENAKKYHSEGWVSFETFRSALEMFYKNKND; from the coding sequence atgttaattattcacgcttattttttaagtatactTTTAACCATGCCCGTTGACTGCCAAAGATCCACCTCAGGTGGAAAAGGTAATATAGGAATGTTTATCAAAAGAGATCCACAAATATGTGCCGCAGGTTTACCTTCAGCTCAGCCAGATGATAGTGTACAAGGTTCATTACAACATTATCTGCTCAAAGATGAGGTTGATTCCCTTATGGGCGATGCTATAATACCAGAGAAACCACCTCGACCCATACCACCACTTCGCCGTCCAATTCCGCAAGATAAACGAAACAGTGGCCTATACGGACAAGTCGCAGAACTAGTAAATCCtccaaaaaaaacaaactttcagACTTTAGTTGATGATTTCAAAGAAACAGTCTACGATTCTTATTGGCAGAAGCCTTTGGGTAAGCCCCGAGATCCAGTCCCAATGCTACCTAATGGCCTCGATACGGTTAAAACAACATTCGGAAAGAAAACTGAATCCCACGGGACGCTGTATGATATAGTGATGCCAAAAGTACCAATGGTTGATAAATCACCACGAATGAAGGAAGCAGGTGTCCAACTTGATCGCGTCTACTGTACACCTGCATTTAATCCCAACCTTACTTATGGTCACAAAACAGTCTCGGATAAAGGTGGCACTTACGCCAAATGCTGTCTTACTGATGATCGTGTTATTGGGGGTCATGcgaataaaactattataaacacAATTCATTCTGACTTCATAGATAAAAATCAAGCAATTCTTGGTACAACTTTAGCTCCAAACGATAATATAAGCAATGTACCGGAAGGCTTTTCATTCGGTATTTTAAAACCATCTGACAACTTACCGGAGTGCCTAATTAATTGCGATCTCAATCCAGCAAAAAAGATTTTTCTGGATTGTTTAAAGCATCTCAATACGTTGCGTAAGGTCTTATCAAAGCGATTTTTACCGAATTTTTTcaatcaattatatttaaatattaaatactgcGATACCGAAGGAAGAGGTTGGTTGCCTAAAGGCCTCATCTACGACTTGTGTGCCAAGAATTTAATACGGTTTGATCCATCATTGATTGAACCGTTGCTCTCAATGTGGCAGGCATTCGATGGCGCGAACATCGAATATAAAACCTTCGTTCATGTCATAAATTATAGAGAACCTACACCAGAGCTTCCAAAGGTTAAAGATGTACCAGATGAATGCTTAGACTTTCGCACTACTTACACAGAAATGGTTAAACCTGGTCAAGAGATAGATAAAAGGAAACTGGCAGGTGTACCTTCTGGAAGATATTTTGATTTAGATTATCCAATAATTCCAGAGAATTGTTGTAGAGCTACTAGAACTTGTTTACCTCAAGAGTCAGATATGAAATCTTGTCTTAATCCAAGTGTCATGACATTGTTTCATGTCAGCCATAGAGACATGTATGCTAAACGAGAACCAGGCTTAGTTAGAAAAGTATTCGAAGCTGCTGGTGAGAAACTGTCTCAAGAAGAGTTTGACAGTGTGTGGGAGAACGCGAAGAAATATCATTCAGAAGGATGGGTTAGCTTCGAAACATTCCGTTCAGCTCTAgaaatgttttacaaaaataaaaatgattaa